One Streptomyces sp. NBC_01217 genomic region harbors:
- a CDS encoding DNA-binding protein has product MARRKLNHEGTLVLDSEGLSKLLNDDETAVALVAEARSRGMEVVISALTIIEAVHARTNKARLAWVLSGLRTVPVGDEEAKAASVLLMAAGLHGHEYAIDAAVAEAALRQRRPVVMLTSDTDDMGKLCGDRVRLVVV; this is encoded by the coding sequence GTGGCCCGCCGCAAGCTGAACCACGAAGGCACACTCGTCCTCGACAGCGAGGGACTCTCCAAGCTGCTCAACGATGACGAGACGGCGGTGGCACTGGTCGCGGAGGCGCGGTCCAGGGGGATGGAAGTGGTCATCTCCGCGCTCACCATCATCGAAGCCGTGCATGCCCGCACCAACAAGGCCCGGCTGGCCTGGGTGCTGTCCGGTCTGCGCACCGTCCCGGTGGGCGACGAAGAGGCGAAGGCGGCCTCGGTGCTGTTGATGGCGGCCGGACTGCACGGCCACGAGTACGCCATCGACGCGGCAGTGGCCGAGGCCGCTCTGCGGCAGCGACGTCCTGTTGTCATGCTGACATCGGACACTGACGACATGGGCAAACTGTGCGGCGACAGGGTGCGCCTCGTCGTGGTGTGA